In Aegilops tauschii subsp. strangulata cultivar AL8/78 chromosome 3, Aet v6.0, whole genome shotgun sequence, one genomic interval encodes:
- the LOC109740000 gene encoding uncharacterized protein, producing MSFGGASSVAAGGKRPFEYGRTHVVRPKGAHKATIVWLHGLGDNGASWSQLLETLPLPNIKWICPTAPTRPVAIFGGFPSTAWFDVADLSEDSPDDVEGLDSSAAHVANLLSTEPADIKLGVGGFSMGAATALYSGTCFAHGKYGNGNPYPVNLSVAVGLSGWLPCARSLKNKIESSQEAAQKASSLPLMLCHGKADDVVLYKHGERSADALKSTGFANVEFKSYSRLGHYTVPEEMDEVVKWLTASLELGSSTST from the exons ATGAGCTTCGGCGGCGCCAGCTCCGTCGCGGCCG GTGGGAAGCGGCCGTTCGAGTACGGGAGGACGCATGTGGTGAGGCCCAAGGGCGCGCACAAGGCCACCATCGTCTGGCTCCACGGCCTCGGCGACAATGGAGCCAG CTGGTCTCAACTGTTGGAAACTCTTCCCCTTCCTAAT ATAAAATGGATCTGCCCAACTGCACCTACGAGGCCTGTGGCAATTTTTGGTGGATTCCCATCTACTGCAT GGTTTGATGTTGCTGATCTTTCAGAAGATTCTCCTGATGATGTTGAGGGGCTGGATTCCTCAGCTGCACATGTTGCAAATTTATTGTCTACCGAACCTGCAGATA TCAAGCTTGGCGTTGGTGGCTTTAGTATGGGTGCTGCTACTGCGCTTTACTCCGGTACTTGCTTTGCTCATGGAAAATATGGAAATGGCAATCCTTACCCTGTGAACCTAAGTGTGGCTGTTGGTCTCAGTGGCTGGCTCCCATGCGCCAG GTCATTGAAGAACAAAATTGAGAGCTCACAGGAGGCTGCACAGAAGGCTTCATCATTACCTCTTATGCTTTGTCATGGAAAAG CTGATGATGTGGTCCTCTACAAACATGGAGAGAGGTCTGCTGATGCACTTAAGTCAACCGGGTTTGCAAATGTGGAATTCAAGTCCTACAGCAG ACTCGGGCACTATACCGTTCCAGAGGAGATGGACGAAGTCGTCAAGTGGCTTACGGCAAGCTTGGAACTCGGCAGTTCCACGTCAACTTGA
- the LOC109740001 gene encoding monothiol glutaredoxin-S4, mitochondrial: MARLVSSSLVRGLVRSCRAPSTATVSRPTFQQFMTYSSGISGDSNANGGTSATRVTADTDTHQDFQPTSKGSDMSLQDIVAQDIKENPVIIFMKGYPEAPRCGFSALAVKVLQQYGVSITARDILSNMKLKESVKAHSNWPTFPQIFINGEFVGGSDIILSMHQKGELKDLLGDSAQKGEQDSAQ, from the exons ATGGCGAGGCTGGTGTCGTCTTCCCTCGTCAGGGGGCTCGTGCGGTCGTGCCGCGCGCCCAGCACGGCG ACTGTGTCACGACCAACTTTCCAACAGTTCATGACCTACTCATCAGGAATCAGTGGTGATTCTAACGCGAATGGGGGCACAAGTGCAACACGAGTAACTGCTGATACTGATACACATCAAGATTTCCAGCCTACAAGCAAAGGTTCTGATATGTCTTTGCAAGACATTGTTGCTCAG GATATCAAGGAGAATCCAGTCATTATCTTCATGAAGGGTTATCCTGAAGCTCCCAGGTGTGGATTCAGTGCACTGGCAGTTAAGGTCCTCCAGCAATATG GCGTCTCTATCACTGCCAGAGATATTCTGAGTAATATGAAGCTCAAGGAGAGTGTCAAAGCTCACTC TAACTGGCCTACCTTTCCACAAATATTTATCAACGGAGAGTTCGTTGGGGGCTCTGACATCATATTAAGCATGCACCAG AAAGGTGAACTTAAGGATTTACTTGGTGATTCCGCACAAAAGGGCGAGCAAGACAGCGCCCAGTGA